A window of the Drosophila simulans strain w501 chromosome 2L, Prin_Dsim_3.1, whole genome shotgun sequence genome harbors these coding sequences:
- the LOC6732150 gene encoding uncharacterized protein LOC6732150, which produces MASRFILFLLLLGIICAALIAAHPHDLIEDPEGTDDALEESGSGYNSAEEFMNAMDELVRRWQEYDAAHENSTDYPSLDYDETTLDSMDITTEPAT; this is translated from the coding sequence ATGGCTAGCCGCTTCATATTATTTCTTCTCCTACTCGGAATCATTTGTGCGGCTCTAATTGCCGCCCATCCGCACGACCTTATTGAAGACCCGGAAGGTACTGATGATGCGTTGGAGGAATCTGGCAGTGGATACAACAGTGCCGAAGAGTTCATGAACGCGATGGACGAGCTGGTCAGACGCTGGCAGGAGTACGATGCAGCTCATGAGAACTCAACCGACTATCCAAGTCTTGATTACGATGAAACGACCTTGGATTCTATGGATATTACCACCGAACCAGCTACTTGA
- the LOC6732152 gene encoding glycogen synthase kinase-3 alpha: protein MPKKSDISAIRTIPFKPLPCLFYWRNKSDFFLRLSLKMENKEKKQKPSKRHSQIPLIIPKNSVISSYAVSRLCSEPALVRIEVKELIGSGSFGRVYRAHINESEELVAVKQTLYNPKLTQREAEIMGQLMEHNNIVRLIMHSSVSLGYPSVEYVLLVMEYMPMTLRDYINYHLPLLQHTERVINVRILSYQMFRGLGYLHLLGISHRDIKPGNLLIDNQTMVLKLSDFGSAKQLVPQEPSTSYICSRLYRAPELFAGHELYSCAVDIWSAGCVLAELFKGYPLFSSHKHDRKQLKLIVNTLGTDGLERAPEILSKCGNSLHPRTTRPSWNYLLNAAVPQDLCGLLNVCFIYEAAARISPMMACGHSSYDELRIMDALGLPMPNGNPLPPLFNFNSQEMGTDPKLWVQILPIHLASMEDKYSVVEVFEEV, encoded by the exons ATGCCCAAGAAAAGTGACATTAGTGCTATTCGTACTATTCCTTTCAAGCCATTACCTTGCTTATTTTATTGGAGAAATAAatccgatttttttttaagactTTCGTTAAAAATGG aaaataaagaaaagaagCAAAAGCCCTCTAAACGCCATTCCCAAATTCCACTCATCATTCCCAAGAACTCGGTGATCAGCAGCTATGCCGTCAGTCGCCTCTGCTCGGAACCTGCTCTGGTCAGGATCGAGGTTAAGGAATTGATTGGGAGTGGATCCTTTGGCCGGGTATACCGGGCTCATATCAATGAGTCCGAGGAGCTGGTGGCCGTTAAGCAAACCCTCTACAATCCGAAGTTGACCCAGCGCGAAGCAGAGATAATGGGTCAGCTAATGGAGCACAACAACATTGTCCGGCTCATCATGCACTCCTCCGTGAGCTTGGGCTATCCGTCAGTGGAGTACGTTTTGCTGGTTATGGAGTACATGCCTATGACTTTGCGGGACTATATCAACTATCACCTACCGCTGCTACAGCACACAGAGCGCGTAATCAATGTCCGCATACTCTCGTATCAGATGTTCAGGGGATTGGGATATCTTCATCTACTGGGCATTTCCCATCGGGACATCAAGCCCGGGAATCTGCTGATAGACAACCAGACGATGGTGCTAAAGCTAAGTGATTTTGGCAGCGCCAAACAACTGGTGCCCCAGGAGCCCAGTACAAGCTACATTTGCTCCAGGCTATATCGTGCTCCCGAGCTTTTTGCCGGACACGAACTTTATTCGTGTGCCGTGGACATCTGGAGTGCTGGATGCGTCCTGGCGGAGCTGTTCAAGGGATATCCGCTCTTCTCCAGCCACAAACACGACCGAAAGCAGCTGAAACTCATCGTTAATACGCTGGGCACCGATGGCTTGGAACGAGCTCCAGAAATACTCTCGAAGTGTGGCAATTCACTGCACCCACGGACTACTCGTCCCAGTTGGAATTATCTCCTGAATGCGGCTGTTCCGCAGGATCTGTGCGGTCTCCTGAACGTATGTTTCATCTATGAAGCCGCCGCTAGAATCTCACCCATGATGGCATGTGGTCATAGTTCCTACGATGAACTGCGCATTATGGACGCCCTGGGGCTGCCCATGCCCAATGGCAATCCGCTGCCGCCTCTGTTCAACTTCAACAGCCAGGAGATGGGCACAGATCCAAAGCTTTGGGTCCAGATATTACCGATCCATTTGGCTTCAATGGAGGACAAGTATTCGGTCGTAGAAGTCTTTGAAGAAGTCtag
- the LOC6732153 gene encoding uncharacterized protein LOC6732153 yields MELPSMVERSGDRLVVRSLVSGAPLYQSSIEGGPGAALPMSQSMQPPIGQDFLEQQLEQYKANNFMFPLSMAGFVSANTAPPAGDLAKENTENSLPEGNPCNNNNDEELPQCKIRRNYSCNQCAFFTQNPRSHLSHLRDVHGERIVINECKLCLYASRHFQKLVRHMKMVHGCSDDGGAVQGAGAQPRGKRNLSREVRKRRLEESIEGQGATGQSLDVSVLRMIQNGPPLEQLKVELQQQEKQLLASVQAYNRQQEMLQLQQIVESHDNIFSMAYEFQTKLMPPKQEESLKLEQQNSSSDSEVPAKSPSPDANELVSAKEHFQCQKCSYSTPIRARFKKHVKYHSMPLIKCSSCDFHTPYKWNLDRHTKNHGANGHFKCSGCDFSTDIKQSLTIHESNHHAPMPVHQMGNRSRDDGEDQVDQQSSGSRKQETLKIAATVAATEPLLPRTSGIVCSHCQKRVGNAMQLINHLQVCTLALHNTTQLHASINAEVDLHDEDFPNPPTDLSYCGVETAPGYGEVTEILPEEPEDMAPLKKVFKCPHCSFWAATASRFHVHIVGHLNRKPFECSLCAYRSNWRWDITKHIRLKALRDRSHNQAQVLMNDETGRRNYAKYNQYLTMMKVSAEQMADSKGMRTGEMIVMPPEKLDDHHPMETEEIIEMVDSAPSTSALDLRKPRDDPTEHLAGNSDEPPQEGAKKEPNLELNSSPVMPKPKESPMNLTKSDGGPSEETTSTDDYESD; encoded by the exons ATGGAGCTGCCTTCTATGGTGGAGCGTTCGGGTGATCGCCTGGTGGTGCGCAGCTTGGTTAGTGGTGCCCCACTCTATCAGTCATCTATTGAGGGCGGACCAGGAGCTGCCCTTCCTATGTCCCAAAGCATGCAGCCGCCGATAGGTCAGGATTTTCTGGAGCAACAACTGGAGCAGTATAAGGCGAACAACTTCATGTTTCCACTATCGATGGCCGGGTTTGTTTCCGCGAACACTGCACCACCAGCGGGGGACTTGGCCAAGGAGAATACGGAGAACTCACTGCCAGAGGGTAATccgtgcaacaacaacaacgacgagGAGCTGCCCCAGTGCAAGATACGGCGTAACTACAGCTGCAACCAGTGCGCATTCTTCACCCAAAATCCGCGCAGTCATCTCTCGCATCTACGCGACGTCCATGGCGAGCGGATTGTGATCAACGAGTGCAAGTTGTGCCTCTATGCCTCACGCCACTTCCAGAAGCTGGTGCGGCACATGAAAATGGTGCACGGCTGTTCCGATGATGGCGGCGCAGTGCAGGGAGCAGGTGCTCAGCCGCGTGGTAAGCGAAATCTGTCCAGGGAGGTGCGCAAGCGCCGTCTGGAGGAGAGCATTGAAGGCCAGGGTGCGACTGGGCAATCGCTGGACGTCAGCGTGCTGCGCATGATCCAAAATGGACCGCCACTGGAGCAGCTGAAAGTagaactgcagcagcaagAGAAGCAGCTACTGGCCAGTGTCCAGGCGTACAATCGACAGCAGGAGAtgctgcagctccagcagaTCGTCGAGAGCCACGACAACATATTCTCCATGGCCTACGAGTTCCAGACCAAGCTGATGCCGCCTAAGCAAGAAGAGTCCCTGAAATTGGAACAGCAGAACAGCAGCTCCGATTCCGAGGTGCCTGCGAAGAGTCCGTCGCCGGATGCCAATGAACTGGTGTCGGCTAAGGAGCATTTCCAATGCCAGAAGTGTTCATATAGCACCCCCATTCGAGCCAGATTCAAGAAGCATGTGAAGTACCATTCCATGCCGCTGATCAAGTGCAGCTCATGTGATTTTCACACACCCTACAAGTGGAATCTAGACCGGCACACCAAGAACCATGGTGCCAATGGCCATTTCAAATGCTCGGGCTGTGACTTTAGCACGGATATCAAGCAATCGCTGACCATACACGAATCAAACCATCATGCGCCCATGCCAGTTCACCAAATGGGCAACCGAAGCCGTGATGATGGAGAGGATCAGGTGGATCAACAGTCAAGTGGTTCCAGGAAGCAAGAAACGCTTAAAATTGCTGCTACCGTTGCAGCGACGGAACCGCTGCTTCCCCGGACTTCGGGAATCGTTTGTTCACACTGCCAGAAACGGGTGGGCAATGCCATGCAGTTGATCAACCATCTACAAGTGTGCACTTTGGCCTTGCACAACACCACCCAACTGCATGCTTCTATCAACGCGGAGGTGGATCTTCACGATGAGGACTTCCCCAATCCTCCCACTGATCTTAGCTATTGCGGCGTAGAAACAGCTCCTGGCTATGGGGAG GTCACAGAAATTTTGCCAGAGGAACCCGAAGATATGGCGCCATTGAAGAAGGTTTTTAAGTGTCCTCATTGCAGTTTTTGGGCAGCCACTGCATCTCGCTTCCACGTCCACATCGTTGGTCATCTGAATAGGAAGCCCTTTGAATGCTCTCTGTGCGCCTATCGCTCCAACTGGCGCTGGGACATCACCAAGCACATCCGATTGAAGGCTCTCCGTGATAGATCCCATAACCAGGCCCAGGTGCTGATGAACGATGAGACCGGGAGGCGCAACTACGCCAAGTACAATCAGTATCTGACTATGATGAAGGTAAGCGCCGAACAGATGGCCGATTCCAAGGGAATGCGCACGGGTGAAATGATTGTGATGCCACCGGAGAAGCTAGACGACCACCATCCCATGGAAACGGAGGAGATCATCGAGATGGTGGACAGCGCTCCTTCGACCTCGGCACTGGATTTACGAAAGCCCAGGGATGATCCCACGGAGCACTTAGCAGGCAACAGCGATGAGCCGCCGCAAGAGGGAGCCAAGAAGGAGCCAAATTTAGAATTGAATTCATCACCAGTCATGCCAAAGCCCAAAGAGTCGCCTATGAATTTGACCAAGTCAGATGGTGGTCCATCAGAAGAAACGACATCCACTGATGACTATGAAAGCGATTAG